A DNA window from Rossellomorea marisflavi contains the following coding sequences:
- the rfbC gene encoding dTDP-4-dehydrorhamnose 3,5-epimerase gives MKVIETNLHGVVVLEPQVLGDHRGYFFESYNERRAGIHGLMARFVQDNESFSEKAGVLRGLHYQIGEHAQTKLVRVASGSIFDVAVDIRKGSSTFGRWFGTVLSAQNKRQLYIPKGMAHGFCTLEEGTTVLYKADSYYHAASDRGIRWDDPHLAIDWPVDVPILSGKDESLPGWEDADFE, from the coding sequence ATGAAGGTCATAGAGACAAATCTCCATGGCGTGGTGGTGCTGGAACCACAAGTACTCGGGGATCATCGGGGATATTTTTTCGAAAGCTACAACGAACGGAGGGCAGGCATCCACGGATTGATGGCCAGGTTCGTCCAGGATAACGAATCGTTTTCAGAGAAGGCGGGCGTGCTGAGGGGCCTGCACTATCAGATCGGGGAACATGCCCAGACGAAGCTGGTGAGGGTGGCTTCGGGATCGATCTTTGATGTGGCGGTGGACATACGGAAGGGATCGAGTACGTTCGGACGTTGGTTCGGGACGGTCCTCAGTGCACAGAATAAACGGCAGCTCTATATTCCAAAGGGCATGGCCCATGGCTTTTGCACGTTGGAGGAAGGGACGACCGTCCTTTATAAGGCGGACTCCTATTACCACGCCGCGTCCGACCGGGGAATCCGCTGGGATGACCCCCATCTTGCCATCGACTGGCCGGTGGATGTGCCGATTCTTTCTGGAAAAGATGAAAGCCTGCCAGGTTGGGAGGATGCCGATTTTGAATGA
- a CDS encoding glycosyltransferase gives MEEVYRGTDRIGRLRRNNEEGGAESSMFTAYLYISDSYTDHYLHIIFNRLMEKGIDIVLCDADASQPEIDPKHPRVYVSIGDDWKEFKGLNGLPLEERRRWIHVKSGEEIEADHLFHCWLKRTDPLPEGEEISIPSTISDRPLVSVFTAAYRSGNKIRRPYESLLKQTYTNWEWVIVDDSGDEDETYQTDLMGLDDSRVRRYRPDGSSGYIGAVKRYAASLCTGEILVEVDHDDELTEDCLEKIVSAFQENPDCGFAYGDCTEVHADNLHAHWYGWDSGYGYNLYYRVWIHKMKRWQNVNKHTALNGTTIRHLVGLPNHPRAWRRDCYHLIGGHREELLVADDYDLLVRTFLSTRVVAIPDLLYIQYRNTGGSNTTFTRNKQIQLLVQQLYNYYGNRIGERLESLELPRKIPYDRIWKRKTDDAGVKTAHLIHEREDRRSLLFPIPHEEEEYDHTLLLEALREGLETGFSDHEIVIAGRIPHLVETYAANAPMGAIRWWPMEVEDDWETCLRYATYMASCKEKVVVGRSLT, from the coding sequence ATGGAAGAGGTCTACAGGGGGACGGATCGGATTGGACGCCTGAGGCGGAACAACGAGGAGGGGGGAGCGGAGTCCTCCATGTTCACGGCCTATCTCTATATCTCTGATTCTTATACGGATCACTATCTTCACATCATCTTCAATCGCCTGATGGAAAAGGGAATTGATATCGTTCTGTGTGATGCCGATGCGTCACAGCCGGAGATCGATCCAAAACATCCACGTGTGTATGTATCCATAGGGGATGATTGGAAGGAATTCAAAGGGTTGAACGGCCTGCCCCTTGAGGAGCGCAGGCGATGGATCCATGTCAAGTCGGGAGAGGAAATTGAGGCGGATCACCTCTTTCACTGCTGGTTGAAGCGGACGGATCCCCTGCCTGAAGGTGAGGAGATTTCCATTCCTTCCACCATCAGCGACCGGCCCCTCGTGTCAGTCTTCACGGCAGCCTACCGGTCGGGAAACAAAATCAGGCGGCCCTATGAATCTCTCTTGAAGCAGACCTATACGAACTGGGAATGGGTCATCGTGGATGACTCCGGTGACGAAGATGAGACGTACCAAACGGATCTGATGGGGCTGGATGATTCAAGAGTCAGGCGCTACCGACCAGACGGATCGTCCGGCTATATCGGAGCGGTGAAACGGTATGCGGCAAGTCTATGCACCGGGGAAATCCTGGTGGAGGTTGATCATGATGACGAGCTCACGGAGGATTGTCTGGAGAAAATCGTGTCGGCCTTCCAGGAGAATCCCGACTGCGGTTTTGCCTATGGAGATTGTACGGAGGTCCATGCCGATAATCTCCACGCCCATTGGTACGGCTGGGACAGCGGCTACGGCTATAACCTGTACTACCGGGTGTGGATCCACAAGATGAAGCGCTGGCAGAATGTGAATAAGCACACGGCCCTTAATGGAACGACCATCAGGCATCTCGTCGGCCTTCCGAACCACCCCCGTGCATGGAGGCGGGACTGCTACCATCTCATCGGAGGACACAGGGAGGAACTGCTCGTGGCAGATGACTATGACCTTCTCGTCCGGACGTTCCTGTCAACCCGTGTCGTGGCCATCCCGGACCTTCTCTATATCCAATACCGGAACACAGGTGGGAGCAATACGACGTTTACAAGGAACAAGCAGATTCAGCTTCTTGTGCAGCAGCTTTACAACTATTATGGGAACCGGATCGGGGAGAGGCTCGAGTCCCTTGAACTGCCCCGTAAGATTCCCTATGACCGGATCTGGAAGCGGAAAACGGATGATGCCGGTGTGAAGACGGCTCATCTCATCCATGAGAGGGAGGATCGTCGCTCATTGTTATTCCCCATCCCTCATGAAGAAGAAGAGTATGATCACACTCTTCTTCTTGAAGCACTCAGGGAAGGCCTGGAAACCGGATTCTCAGATCATGAGATCGTCATCGCCGGAAGGATACCGCATCTTGTGGAAACCTACGCGGCCAATGCGCCGATGGGGGCAATCAGGTGGTGGCCGATGGAAGTGGAAGATGATTGGGAAACCTGTCTACGGTACGCTACCTACATGGCTTCGTGTAAGGAAAAGGTGGTTGTGGGGAGGAGCCTGACATAA
- the rfbD gene encoding dTDP-4-dehydrorhamnose reductase — protein MITGGSGQLGSEIIRQLRDAGRPFLAPHRAELDVTDVDQTKGFIYRSSPDIIIHCAAFTDVELAEEEEARAFLVNEEGTSYIAEAASAVGAVLVYISTDYVFDGKKKAPYEEGDHPAPLNAYGRSKLAGEEAVRKAAPRHYIVRTSWVFGGGGPNFIKKILTLSETNDTLKVVDDVLGSPTYTVDLAGAIIRLVETHRFGTFHLANAGACSWRELADESIRLSGKKTIILPCPSKEYPSKAARPRYSVLANQKAPPLPPWKDAVKRYLDSIRV, from the coding sequence ATGATCACGGGTGGATCAGGCCAGCTCGGCAGTGAAATCATCCGGCAGCTGAGGGATGCGGGCAGGCCATTCCTGGCACCGCACAGGGCCGAACTCGATGTGACGGATGTGGATCAGACCAAGGGCTTCATTTACCGGTCCTCCCCCGACATCATCATCCACTGTGCGGCCTTCACGGATGTGGAGCTGGCGGAAGAAGAGGAAGCACGGGCTTTCCTTGTGAATGAAGAGGGAACCAGTTATATAGCGGAAGCAGCAAGTGCAGTCGGAGCTGTGTTGGTTTATATCAGCACGGACTATGTCTTCGATGGGAAGAAGAAGGCCCCGTATGAAGAGGGGGATCATCCGGCTCCCCTCAATGCCTATGGAAGGTCGAAGCTTGCCGGGGAAGAGGCGGTGAGGAAGGCGGCTCCCCGGCACTATATTGTGCGGACGTCCTGGGTGTTCGGGGGAGGGGGGCCGAATTTCATCAAGAAGATCTTGACTTTATCGGAAACGAACGACACCCTGAAGGTCGTGGACGACGTCCTTGGCAGTCCGACGTATACCGTGGATCTCGCCGGGGCCATTATCCGGCTGGTTGAAACTCATCGATTCGGCACATTCCATCTTGCTAATGCCGGGGCATGCTCGTGGAGGGAGCTGGCTGATGAATCCATCCGGCTTTCAGGTAAAAAGACAATCATCCTACCCTGCCCTTCAAAGGAATACCCAAGCAAGGCAGCCAGACCCCGATACTCCGTGCTCGCGAACCAAAAAGCGCCACCCCTTCCCCCGTGGAAAGATGCGGTCAAACGCTACCTCGATTCCATTCGGGTTTAA
- a CDS encoding ABC transporter permease has product MTTLKNWLLIGFGAGFILLMLGWSILFHSQGSKIPKTVMTNGDEGFAAAPFSPSSQILFGTDRDGYHMFYKVLDGAVYTLGAAIAISLVAFLLAFLVGVLMGFWKPAVRRYSDKVLMGFYFIPQSIIAYNVLYPLLWETEDGFTTTLNERIIWTILVLAFIMLPTTAILISNETKEILGKEFIAGARVLGGSRFFLFWKHVLPHLKGRLFILFPKLVIQALLIIAHLGFFTIYFGGTDVCYDPAGCDPPKPFVQEWASIMGTNYSEIYNAWWIFMTPMLFFSLAIIALTATTKGLEGLLDPSVKPRKKKVISSHSHASSAVTAESFHRVGKEVSS; this is encoded by the coding sequence ATGACGACGTTGAAAAATTGGCTACTGATAGGATTTGGAGCAGGGTTCATCCTTTTGATGCTGGGGTGGAGCATCCTTTTCCATTCCCAAGGATCCAAGATTCCTAAGACCGTCATGACAAACGGAGATGAGGGGTTCGCTGCAGCTCCGTTCAGCCCGTCATCACAGATCCTGTTCGGGACCGACCGGGACGGCTATCATATGTTCTATAAGGTGCTGGACGGAGCGGTATATACCCTCGGTGCAGCGATTGCCATTTCCCTAGTCGCCTTCCTTTTGGCGTTTCTTGTCGGTGTCCTCATGGGATTCTGGAAGCCGGCAGTCAGGCGCTACTCGGATAAGGTGCTCATGGGCTTTTATTTCATCCCGCAGTCCATCATCGCGTACAACGTCCTGTACCCGTTGCTGTGGGAGACGGAGGATGGCTTTACCACCACCTTGAATGAGCGGATTATCTGGACAATTCTGGTGCTGGCCTTCATCATGCTGCCCACGACGGCCATCCTGATTTCCAACGAAACAAAAGAAATCCTCGGCAAGGAATTCATTGCAGGTGCGCGGGTCCTCGGCGGCAGCCGGTTCTTCCTATTCTGGAAGCATGTGCTCCCCCATCTGAAGGGGCGGCTGTTCATTCTCTTCCCGAAGCTCGTCATCCAGGCACTCCTGATCATCGCCCATCTCGGATTCTTCACGATTTACTTCGGGGGAACGGACGTATGCTATGATCCGGCCGGATGTGATCCACCTAAACCGTTCGTCCAGGAGTGGGCAAGCATCATGGGGACGAACTACAGTGAAATCTATAATGCATGGTGGATCTTCATGACACCGATGCTGTTCTTCTCGTTGGCCATCATTGCCTTGACCGCAACAACGAAAGGACTGGAAGGACTCCTTGATCCTTCAGTCAAACCGCGAAAGAAAAAAGTCATTTCCTCCCATTCTCACGCTTCATCTGCTGTAACAGCGGAATCTTTCCATCGGGTCGGGAAGGAAGTTTCATCTTGA
- a CDS encoding ABC transporter permease/substrate-binding protein codes for MNGLMETFNNRKGELLNDLLQHIEISFIALFFALIISIPLGIYLTRKQKVAEAIIGITAVFQTIPSLALLGLLIPLVGIGTVPSIIALVAYALLPILRNVYTGINEVDPALTEAAKGLGMNSWRRLIKVELPLAMPVIMAGIRTSMVLIIGTTTIAALIGAGGLGDLITVGISRNDTDLILLGAIPAALLALFFDFLLRIIGRLPFKKSLISVASVIVIAFLIIGGSAFLKPKEADLVIGGKLGPEPEILMNMYKLLIEDETNITVEVKPNMGPTTFMFNALRSGDIDIYPEFTGTVIADLLKESPESTDEKEVYTQAKEGAKDKLGFALLEPMKYNNTYALAVPEELAQQYDLKTISDLKAIQGSIKAGFTPEFPERDDGYPGIQNRYGIEFPSVKVMQPELRYTAIDSGKINLADAYSTDPEIEKYNLKVLEDDKGLFPPYQGAPIMKEELLEEYPELEDILNKLSGKITDDEMREMNYQVSVEDRSAREVAEEYLKENKLIQ; via the coding sequence ATGAATGGATTGATGGAAACGTTCAATAACCGGAAAGGCGAATTGCTTAACGATCTCTTACAGCATATCGAAATCTCCTTCATTGCCCTGTTCTTCGCACTCATCATATCCATTCCGCTGGGCATTTATCTGACCAGGAAACAGAAGGTGGCGGAGGCGATCATCGGCATCACGGCCGTATTCCAGACGATTCCGTCGCTGGCCCTCCTCGGACTCTTGATTCCTCTAGTGGGTATCGGAACCGTCCCTTCCATTATCGCCCTTGTCGCCTATGCGCTCCTCCCGATTCTGAGGAATGTGTATACGGGTATCAATGAAGTGGATCCCGCCTTGACAGAAGCGGCAAAGGGACTCGGGATGAACAGCTGGAGGCGCCTGATCAAAGTCGAGCTGCCACTTGCCATGCCTGTCATCATGGCCGGGATCCGGACGTCGATGGTCCTCATCATCGGCACGACGACGATCGCCGCCTTGATTGGAGCCGGTGGGCTCGGGGATCTCATCACCGTCGGGATCAGCCGGAACGATACCGACCTGATCCTTCTCGGTGCCATCCCCGCTGCCCTGCTAGCGCTTTTCTTCGATTTCCTATTGCGGATCATTGGAAGGCTACCATTCAAGAAATCCCTGATATCGGTTGCATCTGTCATCGTCATCGCCTTCTTGATCATCGGAGGTTCCGCCTTCTTAAAACCAAAGGAAGCCGATCTTGTCATCGGCGGGAAGCTTGGACCTGAGCCGGAGATCCTCATGAATATGTATAAACTCCTGATTGAAGATGAAACCAACATCACAGTTGAGGTGAAGCCGAATATGGGGCCGACCACCTTCATGTTCAATGCACTGAGGTCGGGGGATATCGACATCTACCCTGAATTCACAGGGACTGTCATTGCCGATCTCCTGAAGGAATCACCTGAGAGCACCGATGAGAAAGAGGTCTATACGCAGGCGAAAGAAGGTGCAAAGGATAAACTCGGCTTTGCGTTACTTGAGCCGATGAAGTACAACAATACCTATGCCCTTGCCGTTCCCGAGGAGCTGGCACAGCAGTACGACCTGAAGACCATTTCCGATCTGAAGGCCATCCAGGGCAGCATCAAGGCCGGATTCACACCGGAATTCCCTGAGCGGGACGACGGCTACCCTGGCATCCAGAATCGTTACGGCATCGAGTTCCCATCCGTAAAGGTCATGCAGCCCGAACTGCGGTACACAGCGATTGATTCAGGCAAGATCAATCTGGCCGACGCCTACTCCACTGATCCTGAAATCGAGAAATACAATCTGAAAGTACTCGAAGATGATAAGGGACTCTTCCCTCCGTATCAAGGTGCCCCGATCATGAAAGAGGAGCTCCTTGAAGAATATCCAGAGCTTGAGGACATCCTCAACAAATTGTCCGGCAAGATCACGGATGACGAGATGAGGGAAATGAACTATCAGGTTTCCGTCGAGGACCGCTCGGCAAGAGAAGTGGCCGAAGAGTATTTAAAGGAGAATAAGCTTATTCAATAA
- a CDS encoding SDR family oxidoreductase: MNLNLNGKVALVVASSQGLGKAIATQFVKEGMRVMLTSRNEGTLKEVKEELSAHGTVEYCPADITKPEEITRLVEQTVDVYGGINVLINNAGGPPAGSFEQFSDEDWINAFQLNLLSYVRLIREALPHLKKDGGRIINIASSSIKVPIPGLILSNTFRTGMIGMAKTLADEFAEYGILINTVAPGRIATDRVAHLDSVNAEKHGKSVEEVEEESKAKIPLKRYGTPEEFSNVVTFLVSDANTYMTGSSFLVDGGMVKSI, from the coding sequence ATGAACTTGAATCTGAATGGAAAAGTGGCCTTGGTGGTGGCATCAAGCCAGGGGCTCGGCAAGGCCATTGCGACCCAATTTGTCAAAGAAGGCATGCGGGTCATGCTCACGAGCAGGAATGAGGGGACTCTGAAAGAGGTCAAGGAGGAGCTGAGTGCCCATGGAACAGTGGAGTATTGTCCGGCAGATATTACAAAGCCGGAAGAAATCACCCGCCTTGTGGAACAGACGGTGGACGTGTACGGGGGGATCAATGTCCTTATCAACAATGCGGGTGGTCCTCCTGCAGGGAGCTTCGAGCAGTTCAGCGATGAAGACTGGATCAATGCCTTCCAGCTCAATCTATTGAGCTATGTCCGTCTCATCCGGGAGGCCTTGCCTCATCTGAAAAAGGATGGAGGGCGCATCATCAATATCGCTTCTTCTTCCATCAAGGTGCCGATCCCGGGACTGATCCTCTCCAATACGTTCCGTACGGGGATGATCGGCATGGCGAAGACCCTTGCCGATGAGTTCGCAGAGTACGGCATCCTGATCAATACCGTAGCCCCAGGAAGGATCGCCACCGACCGCGTCGCCCATCTCGATTCGGTCAATGCGGAAAAGCATGGGAAGAGCGTGGAAGAGGTGGAGGAAGAGTCGAAGGCGAAGATCCCGTTGAAACGCTACGGGACACCGGAAGAGTTCTCCAACGTCGTCACCTTCCTTGTATCAGACGCCAACACCTATATGACCGGAAGCTCCTTCCTCGTGGATGGAGGCATGGTGAAGTCGATCTAA
- a CDS encoding glutamate decarboxylase, with amino-acid sequence MPQDRKADTQSDTYGGKEIKPYQQQRLPHHMEMELPHELSINPLFAREGESTIPRFHLADGGMLPETAYQIVHDEITLDGNARLNLATFVSTWMEPAAERLYAESFDKNMIDKDEYPQTAQIEERCVRILADLWHSPEPLKTMGVSTTGSSEACMLGGLALKRRWQNARKKEGKPVDRPNIVFSSAVQVVWEKFANYWEVEPRYVKVTPEHPKLNPEGVLAAVDENTIGVVAILGETYTGLYEPIVAIAKALDDLQEKSGLNIPMHVDAASGGFIAPFLQPDLVWDFQLPRVKSINVSGHKYGLVYPGLGWIIWREAKDLPEELIFRVSYLGGNMPTFALNFSRPGAQVLLQYYNYLRLGKEGYYEVQKASQNVALFLSKEIQNMGPFELLSDGSDIPVFAWRLRDDATSHWTLFDLSRQMRVFGWQVPAYPLPPDMATVTIMRVVVRNGFSMDLAHLFLVNLKQAVAFLDTLDAPMPHDTKYDNRFHH; translated from the coding sequence ATGCCACAGGATCGAAAAGCAGACACTCAAAGCGATACATACGGAGGAAAAGAAATCAAGCCCTATCAGCAACAACGATTACCGCATCACATGGAAATGGAGCTTCCACACGAACTCTCCATTAACCCTCTGTTTGCCCGCGAAGGTGAATCCACCATTCCCCGCTTTCATCTGGCAGATGGGGGAATGCTACCAGAAACAGCCTATCAGATCGTCCATGATGAAATCACCCTTGATGGCAATGCACGCTTGAACCTCGCTACATTCGTCAGCACGTGGATGGAGCCGGCCGCAGAGCGCTTGTATGCCGAATCATTCGACAAAAACATGATAGACAAGGATGAATATCCGCAGACAGCCCAAATCGAGGAGAGATGCGTCCGCATTTTAGCCGATCTCTGGCATTCACCCGAGCCTTTGAAGACGATGGGGGTTTCCACAACGGGGTCGTCGGAAGCCTGTATGCTTGGAGGGCTGGCGTTGAAAAGGCGCTGGCAAAACGCACGCAAAAAGGAAGGGAAACCAGTAGATCGCCCCAATATCGTGTTTAGTTCTGCTGTTCAGGTCGTTTGGGAAAAATTCGCGAACTATTGGGAGGTGGAACCACGCTACGTAAAGGTCACCCCGGAGCATCCCAAATTGAATCCTGAGGGAGTCCTCGCTGCAGTGGACGAAAATACGATTGGGGTAGTCGCCATTCTTGGCGAAACGTATACCGGCCTATATGAACCAATAGTCGCGATTGCGAAAGCATTGGACGATCTGCAGGAGAAATCCGGCCTCAATATTCCGATGCATGTGGATGCCGCGTCAGGGGGATTTATCGCACCGTTCCTTCAACCTGACCTGGTTTGGGATTTCCAACTGCCAAGGGTGAAGTCCATCAATGTATCCGGACATAAGTATGGATTGGTCTACCCGGGATTGGGTTGGATCATCTGGAGGGAAGCCAAGGACCTCCCTGAGGAACTCATCTTCCGCGTCTCCTATCTGGGCGGGAATATGCCGACTTTCGCCTTGAATTTTTCCCGACCCGGCGCCCAAGTGCTGCTGCAATATTATAATTACCTGCGTCTGGGGAAAGAAGGGTACTATGAGGTCCAAAAGGCTTCACAGAACGTTGCCCTCTTCCTGAGCAAGGAGATTCAGAACATGGGACCGTTTGAACTTTTATCCGATGGTTCCGATATACCCGTCTTCGCTTGGCGACTGAGAGATGATGCCACATCCCATTGGACGCTATTTGATTTATCCAGACAAATGCGTGTGTTCGGCTGGCAGGTCCCCGCCTATCCATTGCCTCCTGACATGGCAACGGTGACGATAATGCGGGTGGTGGTCCGGAATGGTTTCTCCATGGACCTTGCCCATTTATTTTTGGTGAACCTCAAACAGGCCGTTGCTTTTCTCGATACACTGGACGCACCTATGCCACATGATACGAAGTATGATAATAGGTTTCATCATTAG
- the rfbB gene encoding dTDP-glucose 4,6-dehydratase: protein MNEYSILVTGGAGFIGHHFIHHRLRGTEDRIVNLDALTYAGDLESLKELENSPRYTFVEGDINNGELVDDLIRQFNINLIVHFAAESHVDRSIASASSFIHTNVAGTQVLLDVAREHGVRFIHISTDEVYGSLGETGSFTEESPLAPRSPYAASKAASDCLVLACHHTFGLPVNVTRCTNNYGPRQFPEKFIPKMIIQALRGHSLSLYGTGQNVRDWIHVHDHCTAIDAVIEKGIAGEVYNIGSSNERKNLEIARFILEELELDENRITYVDDRPGHDYRYALDSDKIRNELGWAPRYEFEPALKKAIRWYKEHRPWWEYVLKRGVGL, encoded by the coding sequence TTGAATGAGTATAGCATCCTTGTAACGGGGGGAGCGGGATTCATCGGTCATCACTTCATCCATCATAGATTGAGAGGGACGGAGGACAGGATCGTGAATCTTGATGCGCTCACCTATGCAGGAGACCTTGAGTCGTTGAAAGAGCTGGAGAATAGCCCACGCTACACATTCGTGGAGGGGGATATCAACAATGGGGAGCTCGTCGATGATCTGATCAGGCAGTTCAACATCAATTTGATCGTCCATTTTGCGGCCGAGTCCCATGTGGACCGGAGCATTGCCTCGGCGTCATCCTTCATCCATACAAATGTAGCCGGCACCCAGGTGCTTCTGGACGTGGCAAGGGAGCACGGCGTACGCTTCATTCATATTTCCACCGATGAAGTATACGGAAGCCTTGGGGAAACAGGAAGCTTCACAGAAGAATCCCCGTTAGCACCACGAAGCCCGTATGCTGCGAGCAAGGCGGCGTCCGATTGCCTCGTCCTCGCCTGTCACCATACATTCGGCCTGCCCGTCAATGTTACGCGCTGTACAAACAATTACGGACCGCGGCAGTTCCCGGAGAAGTTCATCCCGAAGATGATCATCCAGGCACTGAGAGGGCATTCTCTTTCACTCTATGGAACAGGACAGAACGTCAGGGATTGGATCCACGTGCACGACCATTGTACGGCCATCGACGCTGTAATTGAAAAAGGGATTGCAGGGGAAGTCTACAACATCGGTTCTTCCAATGAGCGGAAAAACCTCGAAATCGCGAGGTTCATCCTGGAGGAGCTCGAATTGGATGAAAACCGGATCACCTATGTTGATGACCGCCCCGGACATGATTACCGCTACGCACTCGATTCGGATAAGATCAGGAATGAATTGGGCTGGGCCCCCCGATATGAATTTGAGCCGGCTTTGAAAAAGGCGATCCGATGGTACAAGGAGCATCGCCCATGGTGGGAATATGTGTTGAAAAGGGGCGTGGGACTGTGA
- the rfbA gene encoding glucose-1-phosphate thymidylyltransferase RfbA: MKGIILAGGRGTRLYPLTKSISKHLLPLYDKPMIYYPICTLMEAGIREILIISTEQDLGRYGQLLGDGSTLGISIQYALQPKPEGIAQAFIIGEAFIGEERTALILGDNVFYGPGFQDPVWHGDDALVFGAYVVDPERFGVVGFSSEGQVESIEEKPACPKSNYAVAGLYVYDSDVVAVAKSLRPSVRGELEITDINRIYLQSGKLSVRLLGEHDAWMDAGTHESLFKASQFIKTMEETKNVKIGCMEEVAFRKGWITSEELMKLGHQFHNNPYGQYLKRVAARGSKR, translated from the coding sequence ATGAAAGGCATCATATTAGCAGGGGGGCGCGGTACGCGCTTGTATCCATTGACGAAATCAATCTCGAAACATCTCCTTCCCCTTTACGATAAGCCGATGATTTACTACCCCATCTGTACGTTGATGGAAGCAGGAATCCGTGAAATCTTGATCATTTCGACGGAGCAGGATCTCGGTCGATACGGGCAGCTTCTCGGTGATGGGAGTACGCTCGGGATCTCAATCCAGTATGCACTGCAACCGAAACCGGAGGGCATCGCTCAGGCTTTTATCATAGGGGAAGCCTTCATAGGAGAAGAGCGTACGGCGTTAATTCTTGGAGACAATGTGTTTTATGGGCCGGGGTTTCAGGATCCCGTGTGGCACGGGGATGATGCTCTTGTCTTTGGTGCTTATGTAGTAGATCCGGAGCGTTTCGGGGTGGTGGGCTTTTCAAGCGAAGGGCAAGTGGAGTCAATCGAGGAAAAGCCGGCCTGCCCGAAGTCCAACTATGCTGTCGCAGGGTTATATGTGTACGACAGCGATGTCGTGGCAGTTGCCAAAAGCCTGCGGCCATCCGTGCGTGGAGAGCTTGAGATTACGGATATCAACCGTATCTACCTGCAATCGGGGAAACTTTCGGTCCGTCTCCTCGGGGAACATGATGCCTGGATGGATGCAGGTACCCATGAGTCCCTATTCAAGGCATCGCAGTTTATCAAGACGATGGAAGAGACGAAAAACGTCAAAATCGGATGTATGGAAGAAGTAGCCTTCCGAAAGGGGTGGATTACTTCAGAAGAGCTGATGAAGCTCGGTCATCAGTTCCATAATAATCCATATGGACAGTATCTCAAGAGGGTGGCAGCAAGGGGGAGTAAAAGATGA